The stretch of DNA TGGTTCCTTTTTGTAACGGTAGCCCTcctgatgggtgtgaggtgatagctcattgaaggtttgatttgcgtttccctggtGATTACTGATGTCAAGCGTCTTTTCACGTGCTTGTTGGTCCTtcgtgtatcttctttggagaaatgtcaagtcctttgcctattcagattgtttgggttttttgttgttgagttacaGTTCTGTGTGTATTCCGGATTTCATAGCACTTTTTTTCTAATATCTGTACCTGTTGGTCTTCAGCTTCCCACCCCCCAACCAGATGTGTTTACCGAGCCTTGCGCTCATGTGCCGTGCTGCCCAGAGGTGCAGGCCCCGGGCGGAAGGGCGCACCTCAGTCCTGAGGACTGGAGCGGGCTCGTTCCCATAGCGGAGGAAGTCTGCCTGGGACTGGGATGGAGCGGGGCCCTCCAGACACAGGGCTGGAGGTGTACGGCCCATTGGTGGCTTCAGAAACCTGAGGAGTTTTATGAAGGAAGGATGTGGTCACTGCTTAGCTTCTCATGAGTCAGGTGGGGCTGAAGCCTGTCTGCAGAGGGTGCCTGGGCCACGGCACCTGCTGTCCCTGTCATGTGGCCCTGATGTCAGAAACCCCCTTGACACGTCCGCATGTTGCCTGTGTTCTCATGACCACGCCCAACGTGAGTTTCCCGAACGTGCGCTTTACTTGTACTCTGCACCTTGTTCTAGCTTCTCCCTTAAAGACCTGGTGGCCTGCATTCCTCTTCTGCCGCGTAGTTTCCGGGCTTTCTGGGTGCAGGGACCAGGTGTCACCTGTCCTCCCAAAGCTCAGGGCAGCCAGCATGTCGCTTTGTACGTGCCAGGGACTCAGCAGGTGCCCTCTCTGGTAGCCTCTCTAGAACACGATGATGCtatagcacattttaaaataacatttttgtataaatggctttaaaaatgttacaGGTTCTTTCTAGAATATGTTTCTAGGATagggttctttatttttcctgaggCAAGAACCTCCACCCCTTTGCCCCGGGTTCCATCCTGCTTGGTGAAGCTGTCGCCCTTCACATTCCTTACTGCTGTGGGGAGCCGTGCCTGCCACGTCCTCCCGCAGAACACAGGGTCCTCGGGGCAGAAGGGAGGTCTGTTTTATGGTGTGGGCTGCCTGGGTCCAAGTCGCCATAGTCCCTGCGGCTTCTTAGGTCACGTAGTGAATGTGTCTGTTGCTCTGTGGGGTTtgaggcttttttgtttgttgcctTTTGTCCAGTAGGTATAAGAATTCCCCTTGTAATTTTCATCTGTCAGAGATAGgcattttactgttttctctgTGCCAGTTCTGGACTAGGGGCTGAGGCAGGTAGGCAGGTGGCTCTTACATGAGGGACTTAGGAAGTAACTGGGCAGGTTCCAGGCAGGCCGAGGTGTGAGGGTGGTGCGGACCCTTACAAGGCCCCTTTCCCCCCAGGGCTGGGGTCTGCTGGGTCCCCGGAACGAGCTGTTTGATGCAGCCAAGTACCGAGTGCTGGCCGACCGCTTCGGCTCTCCGGCTGACAGCTGGTGGCGCCCAGAGCCCGCCATGCCGCCCACTTCCTGGCGGCAGCTGAATCCCGAGAGCATCCGGCCAGGGGCACCTGGGGGCCTGTCCCGCTCCTTGGGCCGAGAggaagaagatgaggaggaggaagagctagAAGAGGGGACCATCGATGTTACTGACTTCCTGTCCATGACCCAGCAGGACGCCCATACCCCCCTCAGGTacggcaggaggtggggaggcggGCTGTACCTCCACATGACAATGGGGGCGGTTATTCCCTGGGAGCCTCCTCTGAGAAGGGAAGGCCCTGCCCCATGTTGCCGCCTGTGCGGCTGGGCGTTGGCACGTCGTCAGCATGGCCCTTCCATCTAGTGCACCCTGGGTCACCCAGAGGCCCAGtgaccactctgcctgcccctgctgtccggtgtgggggggggggggagctgagGGAGGGTCAGCCATGCTGCATGCCTGAGAGGGTCACAGGCCAGCAGAGATGCCCTGCCTGCTGCGACTGCCCAGTGCCCCCAGAGCCCAGCGGGAATTGGCCCTGGGGAGCAGAAGAGTTTTTTCACCTACACTTTTGGTCCTCCCAGGGGGGGTTCCCTTGAAATGACAGATGACGACAGTGCTGTCAGGGCTCTGACCCAGTTTCCACTTCCCAAGAACCTTCTGGCCAAGGTGATTCAGATAGCGACCTCATCCTCCACAGCTAAGGTGAGTGGGGTTTCCTCGTGTTGTGCGTGGGTGGGGAGCTGGCTGGGCTGCGGCTGGTTTTCCTCAAGACCAGGCAGGAGGAGTACTAGAGGTGCGTGGAAAGGTGGAGCAGCAGGGACACAGCGGAAGTCACGCAGGAGCTGAGGTTGTGGGCTGGGGGCTGCGGGGGTGGCGGGAGGCCCGTACCTGTTCACGCCTGACGGGCAGGGCCTGAGGGTGGCCATCTTCTTGAGGTGTGAGCTTCATCTCTGTTGCCAGTGGAGGGCTGTGGTCAGGCAGGGCTTGTCTCCAGGTCCCAGGCCTTTCTGGCCCCCCAGGATGTACCTGGTTTAGCACACGCAGACAGCCTCAGCCCCCAGCTGCCACCACAGCTGTTTGCCTTGAAGGTGCTGAGAGGGCAGGGAGTGGCGTGGCCCAGGTGCATCCTTGGCTGGGTAGTCACGGCACAGGAAGAAGGGCCGAGGGGGCTCGCCTCTGGCTGCACAGTGGTGCCTCTCCTGGGGCTGAGCTGCGGGGCCTGTGTGTTGGCGTTTCTCGGCACTGGCAGTGCCAGACGTTTGCACTCTCTGCCTTTTTATAACCGTCTGCCCACCTTCCCTGTAGAACCTCATGCAGTTCCACACTGTGGGCACCAAGACCAAGCTGTCCACCCTCACCCTGCTCTGGCCCTGTCCCATGACCTTTGTTGCCAAAGGGCGCCGCAAAGCAGAGGCTGAGAATAAGGCAGCAGCCTTGGCCTGCAAAAAGCTGAAGGTGAGTGCAGGAGGGGCCCTGGTATGAATGGGAGATGTCTTATGTCTTCCTGTGACCCTTGGCAAACTGGCCCACTTTCCCAGGAAGTGAAGCCCACCATACCAGGTCTTTAGCCTGGACGCTCAAGTCCCTAGTGTCCCAGCCTTGTCGGGCTGTGTGGCGCTGCTTGTAGGACTCCCCACAGTCCCTCTGGAAGGGCTCTGTCAGCTTAGTCTGTTGGCCACTGTTGGCCAGAGCCTGGATGGAGGGGCAGGAGATGCATCCCTCATTCTGGGCGGCGTGAGTCTGGAGAAATAGTGCCTGTCGTGAGTGGCAGACTAGGTGCCTACAATGATCTTGAGCACCTGGGCTTTGTGACCAAAGTGAGTGAGATGACGTTTGTCGGGGGTGAAGGTGAAAGGAGCAGTCAATGTCAAGGCGGAGGCAGCGGCCACTGCTGGCAGTCCCTTGAAGGGGCTTTGAGGTCAGCAGGTGCGCCAGCAGCGGGGTTGGCGTTGAGACTGCCTGGGACCTTGGTGATTTGAACCCACATCAGTAGAAGGTTAACTGCAGGACAAGACAGGAAAGAGGCCCCACTTCACTCTGAATGGCCGGGGACACCTCTGGTGCGTGTTTGGCTCTGAGAACCGTTTTAGATACAGCCAATGGTGAGAGGTGACGAGAGCTTGGAGAACAGGAACGGGACGGGGTGGTAAGTGGCGCCTGAGGAGGAATGGGTGTGTTACCTGCAGCAGCAGTGGGGCTCATCGAGAGAACTTGGAGGAAGGCTTGTAGCTTGATGGGCACACCCCTGTGAGCAGAAGCCTCCCAGCTGGTGGGGTCCTGTCTGGGGAAGCAGCAGCTTCCAGGTGGCAGCTGTGTTCAGACAGCAGAGGGGCCCCGGGTAAACTgcagtcctgggggtggggggattggcCGCTAAGGGGGTGAACTTCTCGGAGGAGGGACTGTTTGATCTGGGCTTTGGGGGGAGAGCAGAATGCAGCCGTTACAGGTGATGAGAGCACAAACTGTAGGGAGAAGTGACTGGTTGATACACTTGCCCGAGGCGTGGGAATGCCCGTTTTATCTCTGGTCAGGTGGCTTAGGGCGCTCGGGGAATTAGGATGCAGTATTTCCCTTACAGTGGCTTATTTTATCAAGTTGTGTGAGTAGAAATTTGATGTACCTGTAGGATGGGGTCCCCTGGAACAGGTGCCAGGCAGACAAGAGGTGCGGTGGGCTGTGGAGAGGCAGCAAAGGCAGAGGGAGCCTGTGAGGTGCGTGGGGGGCCATCCCGGTGGGGCTCACCTGTCCGCAGATCCATGCTGGGGTTCGTGGAGGTGAGAGCAGGCGGTGAGGGTCTCCAGCTAGCTGCACGGGGACACGTTCCTCAGTGGGACCCCCTCCCTGGGCAAGTGTGAGGCTGTCCTGCTCAGACATGTCAGATCttgcttttcttgaattttaacttttttttttttttttttttttggtgatttacattttcctggtTCCTAACATCCCCCTCTCTGGCATCACATCAGCCAGAAAGGGGTTGCTTTGCATGACTCCTCTCTGGAGCTCCTGAGCCCGCCTGGGCGGGTCCCAGGCAGGTGGGGGCCTAGACTGAGCTGTGTGTGCCCCCTCTGCAGAGCTTGGGCCTGGTGGACCGGAACAACGAGCCACTCACCCACGCCATGTACAACCTGGCCTCCTTGCGTGAGCTGGGTGAGACCCAGCGCCGGCCATGTACCATCCAGGTGCCTGAGCCCATCCTCCGCAAGATAGAGACCTTCCTGAACCATGTAAGAGAGCCCTTCACATCCCTGTCCCCACCGCCCGCCTTCTGCAGACCGAATGCTTCCACCTGCAACAGGCAGTGGTAACTCCCCATTTCCGGACTGGGAATGGAGCCTGGGAGCACCTTTGCCCCCAGCAGCCTAGCCTTGCCCATGAGCGTCCCTAGGAGGCTGGGCCACAGTGTGTGACCCGCATGAATCACATGGAGAGGGACTGGGTGTgagtgaggaggaagaagaaggtatTTTTCTTTGACCACGTCGCTTACCTCCCCTGTCTCCCAGTACCCTGTGGACAATTCATGGATCTCCCCGGAGCTCCGGCTGCAGAGTGATGACATCTTGCCCTTGGGGAAGGACTCTGGGCCCCTGAGTGACCCTATCACAGGCAAGCCCTACACGCCCCTGTCAGAAGCAGAGGAGGTGCGTCTGAGCCAGAGCCTGCTAGAGCTGTGGCGGCGGCGAGGGCCCATCTGGCAGGAAGCCCCCCAGCTCCCTGTGGACCCGCATCGGGACACCATCCTCAGTGCCATTGAGCAGCACCCAGTGGTGGTCATCTCCGGGGACACGGGCTGTGGGAAGACCACGCGCATcccccagctgctgctggagcGCTATGTGACCGAGGGGCGTGGCGCCCGCTGCAACGTGATCATCACCCAGCCACGCCGCATCTCGGCCGTGTCTGTAGCACAGCGGGTCAGCCACGAACTGGGCCCCACCCTGCGCCGGAATGTGGGCTTCCAGGTGCGGTTGGAAAGCAAGCCCCCGGCCCGAGGTGGGGCCCTGCTCTTCTGCACGGTGGGCATCCTGCTGCGGAAGCTGCAGAGCAACCCCAGCCTGGAGGGTGTGAGCCATGTCGTCGTGGACGAGGTGCACGAGCGGGACGTGAACACAGACTTCCTGCTGATTCTGCTCAAGGGCCTGCAGCGGCTCAACCCGGCCCTGCGCCTGGTGCTCATGAGTGCCACGGGTGACAATGAGCGCTTCTCTCGCTACTTTGGTGGCTGCCCTGTCATCAAGGTGCCTGGCTTCATGTACCCCGTCAAGGAACACTACCTGGAGGACATCCTGGCCAAGCTGGGCAAGCACCAGTATCCGCACCGGCACAGGCACCACGAGGTGAGGGGACATGCCCATTTCATCCCACCCAGGGCACTGggcctttcctctgtctctgtggCCTGGTGGCCTGTGGTGAGTTATCCGTCCCGAGCCTTTACTTTCTCCATAGAAACAGAATGATAGGGCCTCCGTGGCAGGGGTGCGGTGAGGGTTGTAGGTGACAAGTCAGGTGCCTCGGCCTCACTGAACCCCTCCCCCTGGGGCTATGACTGTggcctctcttcccccaccccagtccgAGGATGAATGTGCACTCGATTTGGACCTCGTGACGGATCTGGTTCTGCACATCGATGCTCGTGGGGAGCCAGGTGGGTGCttccccctgccctgtgcccacccTGACTTCGTGTGCTGGGAGCAGCCACTCATGCCTGCAGGTTCCTTTTCAGGTGGGATCCTCTGCTTCCTGCCTGGCTGGCAGGAGATCAAAGGTGTGCAGCAGCGCCTGCAGGAGGCCCTGGGCGTGCACGAGAGCAAGTACCTCATCCTGCCAGGTGAGAGCCGCGCGCCGGGCTTCACGGCCCCCAGGTGCCTCTCGCCCTCTGTCCGGGGGAGTGACCCAACTGGGACTCGTGGGGCCAGGGCTTCTGACCAGACTGCAGTCCTCGCTGGCTCTGCTGCGTTTCCTGAGCACACCGACCTGGGCCTCGTTCTCACGAACGTGGGCGAAAGTCCTTGCCCGTGACCGGTGCGTGCTTGCTGCCCCCAGTGCACTCCAACATCCCCATGATGGACCAGAAGGCCATATTCCAGCAGCCGCCAGTCGGGGTGCGCAAGATAGTCTTGGCCACCAACATTGCGGAGACCTCCATCACCATCAACGACATCGTGCACGTGGTGGACAGCGGGCTGCACAAGGAGGAGCGCTACGACCTGAAGACCAAGGtggccccacctcccagccccaccagcccccagCGAACAGCCCCAGGCCTGCCGCGCGTGTCTGGGGAAGGCCGCACTCTGGGGTCCCCGTGTGTCTATCAGAGGTGGGGAAGCTGTTGAGGGTTAGGTGAGGCGACGGCCAGGCACAGGGGGAGCACTGAGGAAGGCCTGTGGCGTCCGAGTCACTgctcacctgccccctcccctagGTGTCCTGCCTGGAAACCGTGTGGGTGTCACGAGCCAACGTGATCCAGCGCCGGGGCCGGGCAGGCCGCTGCCAGTCAGGCTTTGCCTACCACCTGTTCCCGCGGAGCCGCCTAGAGAAAATGGTCCCGTTTCAAGTGCCAGAGATCCTGCGCACGCCCCTGGAGAACCTGGTGCTGCAAGCCAAGATCCATATGCCAGAGAAGACGGTGCGGCCAGGGCAGGGCGTGGTGGGCTGGCCTCGGGAGTAGTGGGTGGGACACAGGCTcacggggtggggggctctgctgTGTCCTCGCTGCAGGCAGTGGAGTTCCTCTCCAAGGCCGTGGACAGCCCGAACATTAAGGCGGTGGATGAGGCTGTGATCTTGCTCCAGGAGATCGGTGAGTGGGCAGGTCcgggctgggctgcagggtggccggtgggggtggggggcctgacAGCTGAGCTGTTGCAGGGGTGCTGGACCAGCGGGAGTACCTGACCACTCTGGGACAGCGCCTGGCCCACATCTCCACTGACCCCCGGCTGGCCAAGGCCATAGTGCTGGCTGCCATCTTCCGCTGCCTGCACCCACTGCTCGTGGTCGTTTCCTGCCTCACCCGGGATCCCTTCAGCAGCAGCCTGCAGAACCGAGCGGAGGTGGACAAGGTCAGACCAGTCCCGCCCCATGGCTCTCTGGCACTCCCTTGCAGCCCTTCACCACCTCCTGTCCTGAGGTGGCCTCTTGTAGTTCTCCTTGTGACACTCCTGCCCCTGCCAGGTGAAGGCACTGTTGAGCCAGGACAGCGGCAGTGACCACCTGGCCTTCGTTCGGGCTGTAGCCGGCTGGGAGGAGGTGCTGCGCTGGCAGGACCGCAGCTCCCGTGAGAATTACCTGGAGGAGAACCTGCTGTACGCACCCAGCCTGCGCTTCATCCACGGTGAGAGGGGCCCCACGCCTGGTCTCCAGCCCcgcacccctcccacctgcactgGGCTTCAGGGGCACCCACTCTG from Desmodus rotundus isolate HL8 chromosome 8, HLdesRot8A.1, whole genome shotgun sequence encodes:
- the DHX30 gene encoding ATP-dependent RNA helicase DHX30 isoform X3, producing the protein MFSLDSFRKDRAQHRQRQCKLPPPRLPPMCVNPAPGGTISRASRDLLKEFPQPKNLLNSVIGRALGISHAKDKLVYVHTNGPKKKKVTLHIKWPKSVEVEGYGSKKIDAERQAAAAACQLFKGWGLLGPRNELFDAAKYRVLADRFGSPADSWWRPEPAMPPTSWRQLNPESIRPGAPGGLSRSLGREEEDEEEEELEEGTIDVTDFLSMTQQDAHTPLRGGSLEMTDDDSAVRALTQFPLPKNLLAKVIQIATSSSTAKNLMQFHTVGTKTKLSTLTLLWPCPMTFVAKGRRKAEAENKAAALACKKLKSLGLVDRNNEPLTHAMYNLASLRELGETQRRPCTIQVPEPILRKIETFLNHYPVDNSWISPELRLQSDDILPLGKDSGPLSDPITGKPYTPLSEAEEVRLSQSLLELWRRRGPIWQEAPQLPVDPHRDTILSAIEQHPVVVISGDTGCGKTTRIPQLLLERYVTEGRGARCNVIITQPRRISAVSVAQRVSHELGPTLRRNVGFQVRLESKPPARGGALLFCTVGILLRKLQSNPSLEGVSHVVVDEVHERDVNTDFLLILLKGLQRLNPALRLVLMSATGDNERFSRYFGGCPVIKVPGFMYPVKEHYLEDILAKLGKHQYPHRHRHHESEDECALDLDLVTDLVLHIDARGEPGGILCFLPGWQEIKGVQQRLQEALGVHESKYLILPVHSNIPMMDQKAIFQQPPVGVRKIVLATNIAETSITINDIVHVVDSGLHKEERYDLKTKVSCLETVWVSRANVIQRRGRAGRCQSGFAYHLFPRSRLEKMVPFQVPEILRTPLENLVLQAKIHMPEKTAVEFLSKAVDSPNIKAVDEAVILLQEIGVLDQREYLTTLGQRLAHISTDPRLAKAIVLAAIFRCLHPLLVVVSCLTRDPFSSSLQNRAEVDKVKALLSQDSGSDHLAFVRAVAGWEEVLRWQDRSSRENYLEENLLYAPSLRFIHGLIKQFSENIYEAFLVGKPSDCTLASAQCNEYSEEEELVKGVLMAGLYPNLIQVRQGKVTRQGKFKPNSVTYRTKSGNILLHKSTINREATRLRSRWLTYFMAVKSNGSVFVRDSSQVHPLAVLLMTDGDVHIRDDGRRATISLSDSDLLRLEGDSRTVRLLRELRQALSRMVERSLRSELAALPLEVQQEHGQLLALLAELLRGPCGSFDVRKSADD
- the DHX30 gene encoding ATP-dependent RNA helicase DHX30 isoform X4 — translated: MAASRDLLKEFPQPKNLLNSVIGRALGISHAKDKLVYVHTNGPKKKKVTLHIKWPKSVEVEGYGSKKIDAERQAAAAACQLFKGWGLLGPRNELFDAAKYRVLADRFGSPADSWWRPEPAMPPTSWRQLNPESIRPGAPGGLSRSLGREEEDEEEEELEEGTIDVTDFLSMTQQDAHTPLRGGSLEMTDDDSAVRALTQFPLPKNLLAKVIQIATSSSTAKNLMQFHTVGTKTKLSTLTLLWPCPMTFVAKGRRKAEAENKAAALACKKLKSLGLVDRNNEPLTHAMYNLASLRELGETQRRPCTIQVPEPILRKIETFLNHYPVDNSWISPELRLQSDDILPLGKDSGPLSDPITGKPYTPLSEAEEVRLSQSLLELWRRRGPIWQEAPQLPVDPHRDTILSAIEQHPVVVISGDTGCGKTTRIPQLLLERYVTEGRGARCNVIITQPRRISAVSVAQRVSHELGPTLRRNVGFQVRLESKPPARGGALLFCTVGILLRKLQSNPSLEGVSHVVVDEVHERDVNTDFLLILLKGLQRLNPALRLVLMSATGDNERFSRYFGGCPVIKVPGFMYPVKEHYLEDILAKLGKHQYPHRHRHHESEDECALDLDLVTDLVLHIDARGEPGGILCFLPGWQEIKGVQQRLQEALGVHESKYLILPVHSNIPMMDQKAIFQQPPVGVRKIVLATNIAETSITINDIVHVVDSGLHKEERYDLKTKVSCLETVWVSRANVIQRRGRAGRCQSGFAYHLFPRSRLEKMVPFQVPEILRTPLENLVLQAKIHMPEKTAVEFLSKAVDSPNIKAVDEAVILLQEIGVLDQREYLTTLGQRLAHISTDPRLAKAIVLAAIFRCLHPLLVVVSCLTRDPFSSSLQNRAEVDKVKALLSQDSGSDHLAFVRAVAGWEEVLRWQDRSSRENYLEENLLYAPSLRFIHGLIKQFSENIYEAFLVGKPSDCTLASAQCNEYSEEEELVKGVLMAGLYPNLIQVRQGKVTRQGKFKPNSVTYRTKSGNILLHKSTINREATRLRSRWLTYFMAVKSNGSVFVRDSSQVHPLAVLLMTDGDVHIRDDGRRATISLSDSDLLRLEGDSRTVRLLRELRQALSRMVERSLRSELAALPLEVQQEHGQLLALLAELLRGPCGSFDVRKSADD
- the DHX30 gene encoding ATP-dependent RNA helicase DHX30 isoform X2, producing the protein MAAARRFMALAAGVSPSLRPPVPRAIGRQRRSRGFSSGCAHPDGTKEAAEAEAGVATCGPGEGDGSVVNASRDLLKEFPQPKNLLNSVIGRALGISHAKDKLVYVHTNGPKKKKVTLHIKWPKSVEVEGYGSKKIDAERQAAAAACQLFKGWGLLGPRNELFDAAKYRVLADRFGSPADSWWRPEPAMPPTSWRQLNPESIRPGAPGGLSRSLGREEEDEEEEELEEGTIDVTDFLSMTQQDAHTPLRGGSLEMTDDDSAVRALTQFPLPKNLLAKVIQIATSSSTAKNLMQFHTVGTKTKLSTLTLLWPCPMTFVAKGRRKAEAENKAAALACKKLKSLGLVDRNNEPLTHAMYNLASLRELGETQRRPCTIQVPEPILRKIETFLNHYPVDNSWISPELRLQSDDILPLGKDSGPLSDPITGKPYTPLSEAEEVRLSQSLLELWRRRGPIWQEAPQLPVDPHRDTILSAIEQHPVVVISGDTGCGKTTRIPQLLLERYVTEGRGARCNVIITQPRRISAVSVAQRVSHELGPTLRRNVGFQVRLESKPPARGGALLFCTVGILLRKLQSNPSLEGVSHVVVDEVHERDVNTDFLLILLKGLQRLNPALRLVLMSATGDNERFSRYFGGCPVIKVPGFMYPVKEHYLEDILAKLGKHQYPHRHRHHESEDECALDLDLVTDLVLHIDARGEPGGILCFLPGWQEIKGVQQRLQEALGVHESKYLILPVHSNIPMMDQKAIFQQPPVGVRKIVLATNIAETSITINDIVHVVDSGLHKEERYDLKTKVSCLETVWVSRANVIQRRGRAGRCQSGFAYHLFPRSRLEKMVPFQVPEILRTPLENLVLQAKIHMPEKTAVEFLSKAVDSPNIKAVDEAVILLQEIGVLDQREYLTTLGQRLAHISTDPRLAKAIVLAAIFRCLHPLLVVVSCLTRDPFSSSLQNRAEVDKVKALLSQDSGSDHLAFVRAVAGWEEVLRWQDRSSRENYLEENLLYAPSLRFIHGLIKQFSENIYEAFLVGKPSDCTLASAQCNEYSEEEELVKGVLMAGLYPNLIQVRQGKVTRQGKFKPNSVTYRTKSGNILLHKSTINREATRLRSRWLTYFMAVKSNGSVFVRDSSQVHPLAVLLMTDGDVHIRDDGRRATISLSDSDLLRLEGDSRTVRLLRELRQALSRMVERSLRSELAALPLEVQQEHGQLLALLAELLRGPCGSFDVRKSADD
- the DHX30 gene encoding ATP-dependent RNA helicase DHX30 isoform X1, whose translation is MPETVGGERNSFPSPLPASDRGFLDGLLSCFGALLFLTAPKGFLRGLAEPCVWHQLPLGAQRTPVCSWVNPASRDLLKEFPQPKNLLNSVIGRALGISHAKDKLVYVHTNGPKKKKVTLHIKWPKSVEVEGYGSKKIDAERQAAAAACQLFKGWGLLGPRNELFDAAKYRVLADRFGSPADSWWRPEPAMPPTSWRQLNPESIRPGAPGGLSRSLGREEEDEEEEELEEGTIDVTDFLSMTQQDAHTPLRGGSLEMTDDDSAVRALTQFPLPKNLLAKVIQIATSSSTAKNLMQFHTVGTKTKLSTLTLLWPCPMTFVAKGRRKAEAENKAAALACKKLKSLGLVDRNNEPLTHAMYNLASLRELGETQRRPCTIQVPEPILRKIETFLNHYPVDNSWISPELRLQSDDILPLGKDSGPLSDPITGKPYTPLSEAEEVRLSQSLLELWRRRGPIWQEAPQLPVDPHRDTILSAIEQHPVVVISGDTGCGKTTRIPQLLLERYVTEGRGARCNVIITQPRRISAVSVAQRVSHELGPTLRRNVGFQVRLESKPPARGGALLFCTVGILLRKLQSNPSLEGVSHVVVDEVHERDVNTDFLLILLKGLQRLNPALRLVLMSATGDNERFSRYFGGCPVIKVPGFMYPVKEHYLEDILAKLGKHQYPHRHRHHESEDECALDLDLVTDLVLHIDARGEPGGILCFLPGWQEIKGVQQRLQEALGVHESKYLILPVHSNIPMMDQKAIFQQPPVGVRKIVLATNIAETSITINDIVHVVDSGLHKEERYDLKTKVSCLETVWVSRANVIQRRGRAGRCQSGFAYHLFPRSRLEKMVPFQVPEILRTPLENLVLQAKIHMPEKTAVEFLSKAVDSPNIKAVDEAVILLQEIGVLDQREYLTTLGQRLAHISTDPRLAKAIVLAAIFRCLHPLLVVVSCLTRDPFSSSLQNRAEVDKVKALLSQDSGSDHLAFVRAVAGWEEVLRWQDRSSRENYLEENLLYAPSLRFIHGLIKQFSENIYEAFLVGKPSDCTLASAQCNEYSEEEELVKGVLMAGLYPNLIQVRQGKVTRQGKFKPNSVTYRTKSGNILLHKSTINREATRLRSRWLTYFMAVKSNGSVFVRDSSQVHPLAVLLMTDGDVHIRDDGRRATISLSDSDLLRLEGDSRTVRLLRELRQALSRMVERSLRSELAALPLEVQQEHGQLLALLAELLRGPCGSFDVRKSADD